The following are encoded in a window of Flavobacteriales bacterium genomic DNA:
- a CDS encoding AsmA family protein has protein sequence MKKWIKRILLTLVILFVLLLAAAVILPIIYKDKIEAAVKEQVNKNVNAEVDWGPWDISLLRSFPNISVEVNDIRVSNKAPFEGVDLARIGTFSATVNFWVLFGEKLKLKRIAIDRPYVHVKVLADGGANYDIALPDTAATAEVDTSATAFDIALQEYTITNGHVIYDDATLPFLLELGGLQHQGSGDFTQDLFTLRTTTTADTVNVVFDGITYLKRAKADIKADLEMDLANMKFTFQDNEATINQLVLGFDGWLAMPADDIDMDLTWSAKKTDFATLLSLVPAEFTSDLSGVSMSGKAAFSGHVKGTYNENSLPGFGLLMDVDNARFKYPDLPAAVENIFVDLKLNSPGGADMDGLVVDLKRFAMTMAGNPVEARMHLTTPISDPNVDAELKAALDLASLKQVVPMEEDLKGRFNADVRMKGRISDVEAQRYEKFTAEGFMRLQDLVYKSDSLPYDVGVNDLRFDFSPRFLAMSNFNGSVASSAIQAKGRLDNYLQWWLRDSILTGNFDLAANKFDLNELMGPSSPESTTAAEADTSKMSVIEVPGNIDFTLTTRIGEVIYDNLDLTNVRGALRVHDQRVDLKDVFFNLFDGSVAMAGGYETKDPKAPRIDLRYDVKDLDIEKTVKYVDMVQKMAPIAKTCKGRFSTDLNMKATLNEHMEPDLHTLTGKGTLRTRNVQVDGFQPLVDIAKALKIQEIQNTTLQDVLFTYEFRDGKMITDPFDVKIDRIAARVGGSTAFVDHTIDYDMTAKVPTAMFGAAAAQTVGGLLGEANRFLGTGMKVPDNLDVTIKMTGTIDKPVVKPVFAGGTTSVKEVIKEEIKEQINIQIDKAKEELIANAKAERDRLIAEAQAQSDKLKADARREAANMKAQAYKAADDELAKVSNPLAKAAAKLVADKAKQEADRKEQQAVAEADKRADGIVDAARKQGDELVRKAEEKDASVK, from the coding sequence ATGAAGAAGTGGATCAAACGCATCCTGCTCACCCTGGTCATCCTCTTTGTGCTGCTGCTGGCCGCGGCGGTGATCCTGCCGATCATCTACAAGGACAAGATCGAGGCGGCGGTGAAGGAGCAGGTGAACAAGAACGTCAACGCCGAGGTCGACTGGGGCCCATGGGACATCAGCCTGTTGCGCAGCTTCCCCAACATCAGTGTGGAGGTGAACGACATCCGGGTGAGCAACAAGGCGCCTTTCGAGGGGGTCGACCTGGCCCGTATCGGCACCTTCAGCGCCACGGTGAACTTCTGGGTCCTCTTCGGTGAGAAGCTCAAGCTCAAGCGCATCGCTATCGACCGGCCGTATGTGCACGTGAAGGTCCTGGCCGATGGCGGCGCCAACTACGACATCGCCCTGCCGGACACAGCCGCCACGGCCGAGGTGGACACCTCGGCCACCGCCTTCGACATCGCCCTGCAGGAGTACACCATCACCAACGGCCACGTGATCTACGATGATGCCACGCTGCCCTTCCTGCTGGAACTCGGCGGGCTGCAGCACCAGGGCAGCGGCGATTTCACGCAGGACCTCTTCACGCTGCGCACCACCACCACGGCCGACACCGTGAATGTGGTCTTCGACGGCATCACCTATCTGAAGCGGGCCAAGGCCGACATCAAGGCCGACCTGGAGATGGACCTCGCCAACATGAAGTTCACCTTCCAGGACAACGAGGCCACCATCAACCAGCTGGTGCTCGGCTTCGATGGCTGGCTGGCCATGCCGGCGGACGACATCGACATGGACCTGACCTGGAGCGCGAAGAAGACCGACTTCGCCACGCTGCTTTCCCTGGTGCCCGCCGAGTTCACCAGTGATCTCAGCGGTGTGAGCATGAGCGGCAAGGCGGCCTTCAGCGGTCACGTGAAGGGCACCTACAACGAGAACAGCCTGCCCGGCTTCGGCCTGCTGATGGACGTGGACAACGCGCGTTTCAAGTATCCTGACCTGCCCGCCGCCGTGGAGAACATCTTCGTGGACCTGAAGCTCAACAGCCCCGGCGGTGCCGACATGGACGGCCTGGTGGTGGACCTGAAGCGCTTCGCCATGACCATGGCCGGCAATCCGGTGGAAGCCCGGATGCATCTGACCACACCCATCAGCGACCCCAACGTGGACGCCGAACTGAAGGCCGCCCTGGACCTCGCCAGCTTGAAGCAGGTGGTGCCCATGGAGGAGGACCTCAAGGGGCGCTTCAACGCCGACGTTCGCATGAAGGGACGCATCAGTGACGTGGAGGCGCAGCGTTACGAGAAGTTCACCGCCGAGGGCTTCATGCGCCTGCAGGACCTGGTGTACAAGAGCGACTCGCTGCCCTACGATGTGGGCGTCAACGACCTGCGCTTCGACTTCAGCCCGCGCTTCCTCGCGATGAGCAACTTCAACGGCAGCGTGGCCAGCAGCGCCATCCAGGCCAAGGGCCGGCTGGACAACTACCTGCAATGGTGGCTGCGCGACAGCATCCTCACCGGCAATTTCGACCTCGCCGCCAACAAGTTCGACCTGAATGAGTTGATGGGCCCTTCGTCGCCGGAGAGCACCACCGCCGCCGAAGCGGATACCAGCAAAATGTCCGTGATCGAAGTGCCCGGCAACATCGACTTCACACTCACCACGCGCATCGGTGAAGTGATCTACGACAACCTCGATCTCACCAATGTGCGCGGTGCGTTGCGCGTGCACGATCAGCGCGTGGACCTGAAGGACGTCTTCTTCAACCTCTTCGATGGCAGCGTGGCCATGGCCGGTGGCTACGAGACGAAAGACCCCAAGGCGCCGCGGATCGACCTGCGCTACGACGTGAAGGACCTCGACATCGAGAAGACCGTCAAGTACGTGGACATGGTGCAGAAGATGGCGCCCATCGCCAAGACCTGCAAGGGCAGGTTCAGCACCGACCTGAACATGAAGGCCACCTTGAACGAGCACATGGAGCCGGACCTCCACACGCTCACGGGCAAGGGCACCCTGCGCACCCGCAACGTTCAGGTGGACGGATTCCAGCCGCTGGTGGACATCGCCAAGGCGTTGAAGATCCAGGAGATCCAGAACACCACCTTGCAGGACGTGCTCTTCACCTACGAGTTCCGCGACGGCAAGATGATCACCGACCCCTTCGACGTGAAGATCGACCGCATCGCCGCGCGGGTGGGCGGCAGCACCGCCTTCGTGGACCACACCATCGACTACGACATGACCGCCAAGGTGCCCACCGCCATGTTCGGAGCGGCGGCGGCCCAGACCGTGGGCGGCCTGCTGGGCGAAGCGAACCGCTTCCTGGGCACAGGCATGAAGGTGCCCGACAACCTGGATGTGACCATCAAGATGACCGGCACCATCGACAAGCCCGTGGTGAAGCCCGTTTTCGCAGGTGGAACCACCAGCGTGAAGGAGGTGATCAAGGAGGAGATCAAGGAGCAGATCAACATCCAGATCGACAAGGCCAAGGAGGAGCTTATCGCGAACGCGAAGGCCGAGCGGGACAGGCTCATCGCGGAGGCGCAGGCACAGTCCGACAAGCTCAAGGCCGACGCCCGCCGCGAAGCCGCCAACATGAAAGCGCAGGCCTACAAGGCCGCCGACGACGAACTGGCCAAGGTGTCCAATCCCCTGGCCAAGGCCGCCGCCAAGCTGGTGGCCGACAAGGCCAAGCAGGAGGCGGACAGGAAGGAGCAACAGGCCGTGGCCGAAGCCGACAAGCGTGCCGATGGCATCGTGGACGCGGCGCGCAAGCAGGGCGATGAACTGGTGCGCAAGGCGGAGGAGAAGGACGCGTCGGTCAAATAG